The sequence ATTACAGATATGAATAGAGCGAATGGTGTAGAAAATAAAATTGTGAAAGAGTATCAAGAGGATATTACGGGAAATGGAAAGAAGGATAAAATCGTTATCAAAGGTGTTCCCTATGATGAAACTAGTCTTTATTTAAAAGAGATAACCCTACAAGTCGAAACGGATCAAAGTCAAACCTTTTCGGTTCAGCTCGAAGGCGGCTATGATCCATTCGCTGATTTTCAGGACATGAATCATGATGGGGTAATGGACGTCTTTACATCAGTTGCAACAGGCGGAAGCGGAGGTATATATAACTATTATTTGTATAGCTTTAAAGACAATCAGCAGTTCAATTTAACTGTACCAAAGCCGCTCATGATTCAAGCACAATTTTTGGATAATTATAAAGCCACCGTCACCATTCCTGAAACAAAGCAGTCTTATACCATTGATTTAAAGGAGCGAAAAAAAGAATACGACCGATTGGGACTTTATATCAATGGAAAGTTAAATGAACCCACAGAGCTGATGGTAGACCCTTATTCATTTATGAAACCACAGGAGTTTGGTGACAAGGGATATGGTTTAAAAGCAATTCAGGCCATATCCGGAGCTTATCATGCCGATCGAATTGGCCAGGTGGAGTCTGATTGGTATTACAAAGATGGGAAATGGAACTTAATGAGTGCTTCATTTATACCATCGAAATAGCTTTCACCATTTCTCCGCGTTTGTCATACGATGTGGTAAGGATTATACCCGCGAAAGGGGAGCTTTCTATGAAAACATTTCATCCTGATCGCTTATCAGTAACTTTTCTGCCACCTGCAACTCCGTTTTTTCCGGTAGAAGGGAGAAAGTATACGGTGACTCATGAAGATGAAACCGGTGAAGTTTTTTTATCCATTGGATATATATATGACCGAGTGAAGATTAATAGCAAGCTGCGAGATGAAGTAATTGCTGAATGGCTCCCGCGATTGGGAGAATATACATTATGGGGGCAAGTATACATTAGCGGCGGGGAATTTGATGAAAAGTATTCGCAAGTGCGCTTTCTCGTATTTCAACGTGAGATGGAGACAGCACTACGGGCAATGGTAAAAGGGGATCAGACGTTTTATAGCTATTTTCCATGGCTTTTAGATGCACCGATTTATTTACAA comes from Bacillus oleivorans and encodes:
- a CDS encoding staygreen family protein, which codes for MKTFHPDRLSVTFLPPATPFFPVEGRKYTVTHEDETGEVFLSIGYIYDRVKINSKLRDEVIAEWLPRLGEYTLWGQVYISGGEFDEKYSQVRFLVFQREMETALRAMVKGDQTFYSYFPWLLDAPIYLQFESVYPQFQKIIYCGTPRQYLQQSKEKEIKSAAE